The nucleotide sequence ACAGAGATTAAGTCAACAAGAGTCCATGCATTTATTGCGCTTATTCAATGTAAAAATTGCATTGACTGATGTTTTCGGTAGTTGCGAATACAGAAGCGATCGCTGCCCTCGTTGAGGCTATGTAGCAACTTCTTTGTGATGGTTTTGCTCTGCTAGATTTTGCTATGGAATCTAAAATTTTCCGGTTTTTAGGCTCAATTCGACTGGCAGTGCCATTGTTAGTCGCGATCGCAATCATTTTGATTGGGGCGACTTTTTATGAGTCCGAAGTGGGCTCAGCGACAGTCCAGCGGGAGATCTATAAAAGCGCTTGGTTTGGCGCTTTAATGTTTCTACTGGCGGTGAATTTAGGCATTTCAACCCTCAGTCGCTTTCCCTGGAAAGGGCCGCGAAAAATCGGTTTTGCTTTAACCCACTGGGGATTGATTGTGATCATTGCCGGATCGGCAGCAGTCATTCACCTCAGCACGGAAGGCATGTTGCTGGTGCGGACTGACAGTGGCCCTGGCAGCCAAATTCGCGTTGAGGGCGACTTATTAGAGGTGGTGGCGCCTGACCAAACCCGGCAACAGACGGATATTTTCATCAAGTCCGACGGTTCGGTCTATCCTCGCCAGTTTGGGGGCCTGTCACTGCTGGGCTATAGCGATAACGCCATCAAGACGGTGCAGTTTACCAATGATGGCGCGGTCGAAAATCTGGCGGTGCAGGTGCAGTTGCAGAGCGATCGCATGGGGCAAACTCTGGAGCGATGGTTGGCCGTAGCGCCTGCGGCTTATAGCCAGATGGACATTGGCCCAGCTCACCTAGAGCTCTTTGAAGCGCGGGATGAAGCCGAGTTGCAGCAGCTATTGCAGGCCCCCGATGCAGAGCAGAGCCCCATGGGGACATTGGCGATCAGCCAAATTGCGGGCCAAAGCCGAGATCGCGCCATTGATGTATCAAAAGCGTTAGGACAAACGCTGGCGTTAAGTCCTGACCTGTCTTTAACCGTGGCTAACGTTTGGCCGGACTTTCGCCTGGGCAGCGACGGCCAGCCGACCTCCGCGTCGGATCAGTATCGGAATCCAGCCGTGCAGCTAGTGGTGACGCAAGGCGAACTGCAAGAACGGTGGTTTGTGTTTGGCAAAGCGGGGCTGCCGCCAGTGCGATCGGACGACCAGATTGCGTTAGCCCTCACTTATGAGCCGCCCGCCGCCACTCCGACGGATTACTTCCGACTGGTGGCCGCGCCTAATCATCAACTCTTTTACGCCGCCGCCTCTTCTAAAGGCTTTAAATCGGGTGAATTCTTGCCGGAGCAGTCGGTAACACCGGGCTGGGCCGACTTTGAGATTTCGCTGGCTCAACAGTTAGACCACGCCCAGGTGCAGCGTCAAATCGTGCCGGTGATGCCAGTGGCTCAGGGGGCAGTGCCCGCAGAGGGGTCACCCGCCTTGCATGTGGCGACTGCCGACGGTCAAGATTTTTGGCTGCCCTGGGGCGAACCCACCGAGTTAGATACGCCTAACGGTGAGTATTTTGCTGCGTTCACCCCGAAGCTGCTGGAACTGCCCTTTTACGTGAAGCTCAACGATTTCATTGTGGAACGGAACGAGGGCAGCGAGTCGGTGGCGATGTGGACGAGCGACATTACCCTATTTGACGCTCAGACGGATACGGCAGTGCAGCGATCAGTGTGGATGAATCATCCCACCTGGTTCCGGGGGTGGAAGCTGGCCCAAGCGTCTTGGAATCCCGGCGATTTACAACAGTCCACTTTGCAACTCAAGCGCGAACCCTGGTGGGTGACGGCACTGACCTGGACGGGGTCACTGCTCGTGGTGATCGGCATTGTGGTGATGTTCTACGGGCCGAGTCTGGTGAAGCGGTGGCGACGGTGGACGCGATCGCCCCAACCGGAGTCAGAACCAACTGTGGAGGAAAACTCTGGCGAAAAGGCCGTCGGCACGATTCCCATATTGGCGGTGTTTGGCAAGTAGGGAGTACGTGAGTGGATGAGTAGGTGAGGTAAGTGAAGCGGGTGAAGTCGGTAGGTTGATTCAACCGCTTGATGGATGATGTTCGCTTCCCCTGTTCCCGCTCTTTGCATTCTGCTATGCCGCTCTCTGAACAACACATCCTAATGTCCGTATTCTGTCTTTTGCATTCTGAACTTCTTATCGCGCTATGAAACTGACAACATTTCTGATTGGTTTAGTGTTGGGAGCCGTGCTGTTGGTGATGCCTATCAGCCAGTGGCAGCCCGACGGGTTGGACTCGCTGCGATCGCTCACGGTGCAACTCGACGGTCGCAAAAAGCCTCTGGATACCGTAGCTCAGGAAACCGTGGCGAAAATTCACGGCTCAACCTCGTACAAATTGGCGGATGGGACGAAAGAAGATGCCCTCAGCACCTACCTCGCCATGTGGTTTAACACCCGCAACTGGAATGAAGAGCCGTTTGTGCTGGTGAGCTATCGCCCGCTAAAGGAAGCCGCCGGACTGGATATCGAGCGCAAGCAGTTCACCTTTCAAGAACTGATGGCCAATCGGGAACTGGCGGGGATTGTCAGTGAGGCCCATCGCAAAGAACTGAACGACGTCGATCTCAGCCGCAATGAGCGCGAGGCGCTAACCATTGAAGGGCGTTTGAATCTGCTGTATCAGTCGGTGGGCGATCGCCAGTTGCCAATTGTGCCGCATCCCGACGACATCAAAGGCAAGTGGGGCAGCCTCGACGAAACCGCCAAACTCTACACCCCAGAGCAAGCCGCACCGCTATTGGCGGCATTTGCCATGATGCAGCAAACCTTATTGCAGGGCGGCGCGACCCACATTCCCATGGTGGCCGATTTGGCCAGTCAGCTCAAAGCGGGACTCCAGCAGTTGAGTCCTGAGATCTATCCTGCCGATGCGGTGATGGGTCGCGAAGTGCATTTCAATCATTTCCATCCTTTTGCCAAGGCGTGGCAGCTGTATGCGATCGCCTTCACCGTCTTGCTCGTCAGCCAGTGGATCAAACGCTGGAATGTGTATTGGACCGCGATCGGCCTTTTCACCGCTGGCATTGCGGTTCAGAGCTATGGCTTCTTCCTGCGGATGCAGATTGCGGATCGGCCCCCCGTGACCAATATGTATGAGTCCGTCGTTTGGTGCGGGTTTGGCATTATGGCGATCGCCCTGCTGCTGGAAGTGTTTTCGCAAAAGCGCTTTTACCTGCTAGCCGCCGCCCCCCTTTCAGTAGTATGTCTGGTGTTGGCCGATAGCCTGCCCGCCGTGCTCGATCCCAGCATTGCGCCGCTGGTGCCCGTCCTCCGCGACAACTTCTGGCTCAGCATTCACGTTCCCACCATTACCCTCAGTTATGCCAGTTTTGCCCTGGCCCTCGGCGTCGGTCACGTGGCCCTGTTCAACTATTTGTTTACGCCCCAGGCCAAGCAACGCATCAAAACGCTGTCTCAGCTGAACTATCGGGTCTTACAAGTCGGGGTGCTATTGCTGACTGCGGGCATCATCCTCGGCGGCATTTGGGCGCACTTCTCTTGGGGCCGCTTTTGGGGCTGGGATCCGAAGGAAACCTGGGCGCTGATTGCGTTGCTCTGCTATTTGGCACCGCTGCACGGTCGCCTCGTGGGGTGGCTGGGTGACTTCGGCATTCATGTCGCCAGCATCGTGTCGTTTAATGCAGTGTTAATGGCCTGGTACGGCGTAAACTTCGTGCTGGGGACGGGGCTGCACAGCTACGGCTTTGGCACCGGGGGTTCTGAATTGCTGATTGCCAGCGTGGTTGGCCTGGATTTGCTCGTTGTGCTGGCCACTGCCGCCCGTCATTACGGCTGGTTTAAGCGCTCAGAGCCGTTGACCACGGCAGAAAATCTGGAGCAGTCAATGAGCCAGCTATAGGTCAGTTTCGATCGACGCGGAGTTGCGAGAGTTGCAAGCCGCTAGGCGCTGTCCTGGTCAACTTCTGCAACCGCATCGCCAAAGGCATACACTGTCATATCAAGCATTGATGAGGAGAACATTTCGATGAATCGACGTGATTTTGTGAATTGGATGGGCGTGGGCGCATTGGCGACTTCTCTGCCAGTCGCTCTAGCAGCTTGTGGTTCCGATACGGCGGAAGCGCCCGCCGATGCCCCGGCTGACAATACGGCGGCAGCCCCCGCTGATGATGCCGCTGCGGCCGATGGCTTTGAGTCGATTGGGACAGTCGCAGAACTCGACGAAGCGGGTGCCCTGGCTAGCAGCAACTTCCAGGGCACACAGGTCGTGGTCACGCGATCGCCCGATAATCCTGACACCCTCATTGCGGTCGATTCTCTCTGCACGCACCAGGGCTGCACAGTCGATTGGGATGGCAGCGCCTTCGCTTGTCCTTGCCATGCCTCCATGTTCAATCCTGATGGCACCGTGGCATCTGGCCCCGCCAGTGCCCCGCTCCCCGTTTACGAAGCCAAAATTGAAGGCGACCAAGTGTTGGTCAAAGTCTAGGCCTCGTCGATGCGGGGACGTTGCCCTCAACAGCTCCTAGAACTCATCGTGGTTACCCACAGGGCACCGTCCCCTGATTGCCGGGTGCGATCGCAACTAATCTTGCTTATCCTGACTCCCCCTGTTCTGCCGCTTGCTTGGTGGAACAGGGATTTTTTTGCGGCGTTGCCATCGCTGCCTTTAGGGACCGGGTCCCTGAAGATTACTCAAGCTTTATAGCAATCCGCAGTCAGGTGCCGAGAACCCAA is from Leptolyngbya iicbica LK and encodes:
- a CDS encoding cytochrome c biogenesis protein, coding for MKLTTFLIGLVLGAVLLVMPISQWQPDGLDSLRSLTVQLDGRKKPLDTVAQETVAKIHGSTSYKLADGTKEDALSTYLAMWFNTRNWNEEPFVLVSYRPLKEAAGLDIERKQFTFQELMANRELAGIVSEAHRKELNDVDLSRNEREALTIEGRLNLLYQSVGDRQLPIVPHPDDIKGKWGSLDETAKLYTPEQAAPLLAAFAMMQQTLLQGGATHIPMVADLASQLKAGLQQLSPEIYPADAVMGREVHFNHFHPFAKAWQLYAIAFTVLLVSQWIKRWNVYWTAIGLFTAGIAVQSYGFFLRMQIADRPPVTNMYESVVWCGFGIMAIALLLEVFSQKRFYLLAAAPLSVVCLVLADSLPAVLDPSIAPLVPVLRDNFWLSIHVPTITLSYASFALALGVGHVALFNYLFTPQAKQRIKTLSQLNYRVLQVGVLLLTAGIILGGIWAHFSWGRFWGWDPKETWALIALLCYLAPLHGRLVGWLGDFGIHVASIVSFNAVLMAWYGVNFVLGTGLHSYGFGTGGSELLIASVVGLDLLVVLATAARHYGWFKRSEPLTTAENLEQSMSQL
- a CDS encoding cytochrome c biogenesis protein ResB; protein product: MESKIFRFLGSIRLAVPLLVAIAIILIGATFYESEVGSATVQREIYKSAWFGALMFLLAVNLGISTLSRFPWKGPRKIGFALTHWGLIVIIAGSAAVIHLSTEGMLLVRTDSGPGSQIRVEGDLLEVVAPDQTRQQTDIFIKSDGSVYPRQFGGLSLLGYSDNAIKTVQFTNDGAVENLAVQVQLQSDRMGQTLERWLAVAPAAYSQMDIGPAHLELFEARDEAELQQLLQAPDAEQSPMGTLAISQIAGQSRDRAIDVSKALGQTLALSPDLSLTVANVWPDFRLGSDGQPTSASDQYRNPAVQLVVTQGELQERWFVFGKAGLPPVRSDDQIALALTYEPPAATPTDYFRLVAAPNHQLFYAAASSKGFKSGEFLPEQSVTPGWADFEISLAQQLDHAQVQRQIVPVMPVAQGAVPAEGSPALHVATADGQDFWLPWGEPTELDTPNGEYFAAFTPKLLELPFYVKLNDFIVERNEGSESVAMWTSDITLFDAQTDTAVQRSVWMNHPTWFRGWKLAQASWNPGDLQQSTLQLKREPWWVTALTWTGSLLVVIGIVVMFYGPSLVKRWRRWTRSPQPESEPTVEENSGEKAVGTIPILAVFGK
- a CDS encoding ubiquinol-cytochrome c reductase iron-sulfur subunit; this encodes MNRRDFVNWMGVGALATSLPVALAACGSDTAEAPADAPADNTAAAPADDAAAADGFESIGTVAELDEAGALASSNFQGTQVVVTRSPDNPDTLIAVDSLCTHQGCTVDWDGSAFACPCHASMFNPDGTVASGPASAPLPVYEAKIEGDQVLVKV